A part of Synchiropus splendidus isolate RoL2022-P1 chromosome 19, RoL_Sspl_1.0, whole genome shotgun sequence genomic DNA contains:
- the trap1 gene encoding heat shock protein 75 kDa, mitochondrial, whose translation MSRCLALARFAVGLSARTGPRYQLCARGLSGRSAPRPLAAALQEKWSVRPTVWSSGRSCLSVSQRSHYSTQEAEKEPEEEPLHSIISDTESVQGDFSKHEFQAETKKLLDIVARSLYSEKEVFIRELISNGSDALEKLRHKLMTAGGATSTMEIHLQTDAAKGTFTIQDTGVGMNQEELVANLGTIARSGSKAFLDALQNQAEASSSIIGQFGVGFYSAFMVADRVDVYSKSAEPDAPGYKWSSDGSGVFEIAEASGVQQGTKIVLHLKEDCKEFSAEDRVKDVVTKYSNFVSFPIYLNGRRLNTLQALWMMDPKEIGEWQHEEFYRYVAQAYDKPRYTLHYRADAPLNIRSIFYVPEGKPSMFDVSREMGSSVALYSRKVLIQTKATDILPKWLRFLRGVVDSEDIPLNLSRELLQESALIRKLRDVLQLRVIRFLLDQSKKEPEKYSKFFEDYGLFMREGIVTTHEQDVKEDIAKLLRFESSALPAGQQTNLIEYSSRMKAGTRNIYYLCAPNRHLAEHSPYFEAMKKKDMEVLFCYEQFDELTLLHLREFDKKKLISVETDIVVDHYKEEKYEDSTPAAERLTQEQADDLMAWMKNSLGPKITNVKLTPRLDTHPAMITVLEMGAARHFLRTQQMARTPEERAQILQPTLEINAGHQLIKKLHNLKDSDSELAGLLLEQIFDNAMITAGLNDDPRPMIARLNDLLTKALGKH comes from the exons ATGTCCCGGTGTCTCGCTCTCGCTCGGTTCGCTGTTGGTTTATCTGCACGAACCGGACCACGGTACCAGCTATGCGCGCGAGGTCTGAGTGGCAGAAGCGCCCCGCGCCCACTTGCTGCAG CCCTGCAGGAGAAATGGAGCGTCCGCCCCACAGTCTGGAGCAGTGGTCGGTCCTGCCTGAGTGTGAGCCAGCGCTCGCACTACAGCACCCAGGAGGCGGAGAAGGAACCTGAAGAGGAGCCACTGCACAGCATCATCAGCGATACAGAATCTGTGCAAG GAGACTTCTCCAAACACGAGTTCCAGGCAGAGACGAAGAAGCTGCTCGACATTGTTGCCAGGTCTTTGTACTCGGAGAAAGAG GTTTTCATCAGGGAGCTGATCTCGAACGGCAGTGACGCTCTGGAAAAACTGCGCCACAAACTGATGACTGCTGGCGGAGCCACTTCAACCATGGAGATCCACCTGCAGACCGACGCCGCCAAGGGAACCTTCACCATCCAG GACACTGGAGTGGGGATGAACCAGGAGGAGCTGGTGGCAAACCTGGGCACCATCGCCCGCTCTGGCTCCAAA GCCTTTCTAGACGCCCTGCAGAACCAGGCCGAGGCCAGCAGCTCCATCATCGGCCAGTTTGGTGTCGGCTTTTATTCCGCCTTCATGGTGGCGGACCGCGTGGATGTTTACTCCAAGTCCGCTGAGCCCGATGCCCCTGGGTACAAGTGGTCTTCAGACGG CTCCGGGGTGTTTGAGATCGCAGAGGCCAGCGGCGTCCAGCAGGGAACCAAGATCGTCCTGCACCTCAAAGAGGACTGCAAAGAGTTTTCCGCTGAGGACAGGGTCAAAG ATGTCGTCACCAAGTACAGCAACTTTGTTAGCTTCCCTATTTACCTGAACGGACGGCGGCTCAACACTCTGCAG GCTCTGTGGATGATGGATCCGAAGGAGATCGGCGAGTGGCAGCACGAGGAGTTCTACAGATACGTGGCCCAGGCCTACGACAAGCCGCGCTACACGCTGCACTACCGCGCCGACGCGCCGCTCAACATCCGCAGCATCTTCTATGTCCCGGAGGGG AAGCCGTCCATGTTCGACGTGAGCCGGGAGATGGGTTCCAGCGTGGCGCTGTACAGCAGGAAGGTCCTGATCCAGACCAAAGCCACCGACATTCTGCCCAAGTGGCTGCGCTTCCTGAGAG GTGTGGTGGACAGCGAGGACATCCCGCTCAATCTGAGCcgagagctgctgcaggagagcgCCCTCATCAG GAAGCTGCGTGACGTCCTGCAGCTGCGAGTCATTCGCTTCCTGCTGGACCAGAGCAAGAAGGAGCCTGAGAAGTACAGCAAGTTTTTCGAGGACTACGGCCTCTTCATGAGGGAGGGCATCGTCACCACGCATGAGCAAGACGTCAAG GAGGACATTGCCAAGTTGCTCAGGTTTGAGTCTTCGGCGCTCCCTGCGGGTCAGCAGACCAACCTCATCGAGTACTCATCCCGCATGAAGGCGGGGACGCGGAACATCTACTACCTGTGCGCCCCCAACCGCCACCTGGCCGAGCACTCGCCCTACTTCGAGGCCATGAAGAAGAAGGACATGGAG GTGCTGTTCTGCTACGAGCAGTTCGACGAGCtgaccctcctccacctccgaGAGTTTGACAAGAAGAAGCTGATCTCCGTGGAGACGGACATCGTGGTGGATCATTACAAGGAGGAGAAGTATGAAGACAGCACGCCAG CTGCTGAGCGTCTGACTCAGGAGCAGGCCGACGACCTGATGGCTTGGATGAAGAACTCTCTGGGCCCCAAAATCACCAACGTCAAG CTGACCCCTCGACTGGACACCCACCCGGCCATGATCACTGTGCTGGAGATGGGAGCGGCGCGCCACTTCCTGCGCACCCAGCAGATGGCTCGCACCCCGGAGGAGAGAGCGCAAATCCTGCAGCCCACCCTGGAGATCAACGCCGG ACACCAGCTCATCAAGAAGCTGCACAACCTGAAGGACTCGGACTCGGAGCTGGCcgggctgctgctggagcag ATCTTCGACAACGCCATGATCACTGCCGGCCTGAACGATGACCCGCGGCCCATGATCGCACGACTCAACGACCTGCTGACCAAAGCCTTGGGGAAGCACTGA